TTCAACTATTCAACTAAACGCATTTTGAGTTTCAGTGACAAATATATACTACTTAGCTAATCTTTGTGTACCAACCAACAATGGAACCACTCCAAGTGACAATTGAACCACTGTATTCAATTCTACTAAATAGATAATCTTGTGAAAAATGATAGTTATTGATCTCCAAAACAAGCCTTTTAATATACGGCATTTTGATTTTCCCACACATGAGGAACAGGAAGAGAATACCTATGCGGCTAAAGTCACCCAGCAGCAAGACTTCTCGGTGAGATTTAACTTCATTTACCCTTTACAGTAGATGATCTTGAAAAGACCTAATGTCAGTTTTAGCATGTTAAGGATCTAACGTTTGCATTTGATTCCAATTACAGGAGAGCCAGCAAGAGGACAATGACGGTTGGGAAACTGTAGGGAAAAAGAAACCTGCAAGGCAATCGCATAAGGTTTGAAATTGTGACACCAAGATGGAGTACTCCTAATCGTTGATTTCAACCATTCGTCCACTGATTTGATATgtgttatctctctctctctctctccacaggTCCAGAAGGAGCAATGGCAAGATTACAAACTCCCAGCGAGTGAACAACACTACTCAGACGATGTTGAAACTCATGGAAACCTAGAACCCTCTCAACTGGAGCTCTCAGGTCTCTCAGAAGCATGCAACAAACTCTGGGAGCTCGATTCAAACCGCCTTGTTCCTGGAAACGATTATCAAATTGACTGTGGTGATGGGAAAAGGGTTCACGAGAGAGCCGACATGGCTGAAGGATTACTCTTCTCTTGGGTGAGCGATGAAGTCTTTAGAAAACCGACTTTCGCCAGATTCTGTTCGTTGCTTGACAACTATAACCCAAATGAAGGTTACAAAGAAGTAGTCACAGAAGAAGAGAGGCAAGAGCAATCAGCTTTCATTGAAGAAGTTAGCAGAACCGCTGTGATCAAGTACCTTCACAAGTACCTTGTGATCAAGGACGTTGCTCCTGGAAGCTACCAAGAGTTCAAGAGAATGTTGACAAGTCTCTGGTTCGATCTCTATGGCCGTGGAGGTACCTCTGGCTCTTCTTCTGCGTTTGAGCATGTCTTTGTTGGGGAGATCAAACAATCTGGTGGGGAACAGGTCTCTGGCTTCCATAACTGGCTTCAGGTAAGCCACTTTTTGTCCTCGCTGCCATGAATCCAAATCTCTAAACATTAAAGCTtacaaaagattaaaattgAGGCTCTCTTTTATTGTAGTTTTACTTGGAGGAAGCCAAAGGAACTGTAGATTATCAAGGCTATATATTTCCCCGACGTCGCGGTGAAATTGTAAGTACCACAGCTTCATCCAATGCTACATATGTCCTCCAAACATATAAGTACTTCAGAACAGGTGACTAACCGAGAAATCACACTTTTTGATTCATCTGCAGCCTGATTCAGAGACTCAGTTGCTAACAATCCAATTCGAGTGGAACGGTGTTCTAAAATCAGTCTCAAGTACGTTAGTAGGAGTAAGTCCAGAGTTCGAGTTGGCTCTATACACAATGTGTTTCTTCATGGGCAGAGAAGAAAACCACATTCAGTTGGGTCCATACAATGTCAATGTCAAATGTTACCGACTTGGCAACAACCGTATTGGCTCAGCGTTCCCCATTGCAGAATCTTGAAACTTCTCTTGACTCTGAACTAAATATCTGCCTAATACTGTactgaattattattattgttgttgtcaGATGTTTCTGTCTGCATGTGTCGACTTGAAATATCTTCTTGTGATATTTTCTTGGATATATATGGGAAACCATGTCTTACTTTCTGAAAATTATACAAACATAAGAGGAAATGTGAGAGAAAATATCTTCCAATAATTTCTATTTTgaagagatatttttttggttttg
The sequence above is a segment of the Camelina sativa cultivar DH55 chromosome 10, Cs, whole genome shotgun sequence genome. Coding sequences within it:
- the LOC104718637 gene encoding poly(U)-specific endoribonuclease-B-like isoform X2 yields the protein MDGLIRGLVDVAIGGNERRGRDDEDNSTRDERSRSSWADVVSGEEEDQNRGGGSSHPSQGRRQNVEENQWENKGERVPTRHPHKEENTYAAKVTQQQDFSESQQEDNDGWETVGKKKPARQSHKVQKEQWQDYKLPASEQHYSDDVETHGNLEPSQLELSGLSEACNKLWELDSNRLVPGNDYQIDCGDGKRVHERADMAEGLLFSWVSDEVFRKPTFARFCSLLDNYNPNEGYKEVVTEEERQEQSAFIEEVSRTAVIKYLHKYLVIKDVAPGSYQEFKRMLTSLWFDLYGRGGTSGSSSAFEHVFVGEIKQSGGEQVSGFHNWLQFYLEEAKGTVDYQGYIFPRRRGEIPDSETQLLTIQFEWNGVLKSVSSTLVGVSPEFELALYTMCFFMGREENHIQLGPYNVNVKCYRLGNNRIGSAFPIAES
- the LOC104718637 gene encoding poly(U)-specific endoribonuclease-B-like isoform X1; the encoded protein is MDGLIRGLVDVAIGGNERRGRDDEDNSTRDERSRSSWADVVSGEEEDQNRGGGSSHPSQGRRQNVEENQWENKGERVPTRHPHKEEQEENTYAAKVTQQQDFSESQQEDNDGWETVGKKKPARQSHKVQKEQWQDYKLPASEQHYSDDVETHGNLEPSQLELSGLSEACNKLWELDSNRLVPGNDYQIDCGDGKRVHERADMAEGLLFSWVSDEVFRKPTFARFCSLLDNYNPNEGYKEVVTEEERQEQSAFIEEVSRTAVIKYLHKYLVIKDVAPGSYQEFKRMLTSLWFDLYGRGGTSGSSSAFEHVFVGEIKQSGGEQVSGFHNWLQFYLEEAKGTVDYQGYIFPRRRGEIPDSETQLLTIQFEWNGVLKSVSSTLVGVSPEFELALYTMCFFMGREENHIQLGPYNVNVKCYRLGNNRIGSAFPIAES